A portion of the Tachysurus vachellii isolate PV-2020 chromosome 14, HZAU_Pvac_v1, whole genome shotgun sequence genome contains these proteins:
- the ehmt2 gene encoding histone-lysine N-methyltransferase EHMT2 isoform X1, translated as MSAEGRRMEQDPSVCSPAHCDPVEPSISPKDKLIAEKATTPGKGLAGHAAKSLPPSSPSSVFGRAKMSVCGPASKTPVSPSSSIMSPPPSTSTPPPKVHRARKTMNRPPISQVRSVQATVTPEKPKTSSTSDDTALKKQKLDTESTVTPEEKSDKPSEQTAETPVTESPSPGVKKVEPVAPEPKEVSCGWLEDLDDDADEEDFHLLYNSYAGDDVIYSDSKSEDGMVEGEDVRMEDEVERTSDHGSSSDQQRGGIKKKGEYESPWKQQRKDRKRGPLPAAETDRAPSVRGSTEYTEVPLGSLDLSAADSLTLSPHTDDREMERMEELPLCSCRMEAPRVHKPAANMQPTCMAIESINGQLVGCTNSVVKGETMRPSSRVSLMVLCETHRSHMVKHHCCPGCGYFCLSGTFLECYPDVRIAHRFHRGCVSVLGGGRSRGNTGVVGLLFCPHCGEDASEAQEVTIPPSSSSGAAVVMASASSTTPLIPSSLAATNTVLSNERRAGEPISARMHWRGEFRKAVGSQCVSPNAAIASGVGAIEDVVALGDGGVDSVGPSLVLPNGNPVCPGALPSGDSRAALQRAILNQETERKKKLRFHPRQLYPAAKQAEVQRVLLMLMEGIDPTYQSDSQNRRTALHAAAQRGLLDICYLLIQAGAKMDTEDKGQRTPLLEAIINNQVEVTRYLIQSGACVYHVEEDGSTGLHHAAKLGNLEIITLLLNTGQVDINAQDSGGWTPIIWAAEHKHTDVIRALLNRGADVTLKDKEMNVCVHWASFAGSAEIAELILNAGCPLSSVNLHGDTPLHIAAREGHIHCVTLFLSRGADIDVVNKEGDTPLSLARPDTAAWVALQINRKLRRGIANRIVRTERIICSDVAQGYENVPIPCVNGVDDDDCPSDYKYISENCETSAMNIDRNITHLQHCNCTDDCSSSNCLCGQLSIRCWYNKDQRLLQEFNKIEPPLIFECNLACSCHKTCKNRVVQAGIKVRLQLYRTEKMGWGVRALQDIPQGSFICEYVGELISDAEADVREDDSYLFDLDNKDGEVYCIDARYYGNISRFINHLCDPNIIPVRVFMLHQDLRFPRIAFFSSRDILTGQELGFDYGDRFWDIKSKYFTCQCGSEKCKHSAEAIALEHSRQVRLDSFPEPATEPVFTAPGNS; from the exons ATGTCCGCGGAGGGAAGAAGGATGGAACAG GATCCATCTGTTTGTAGCCCAGCGCACTGCGACCCCGTGG AGCCCAGCATTTCCCCTAAAGACAAACTGATCGCTGAGAAAGCAACAACACCAGGGAAAGGCCTGGCAG GTCATGCAGCCAAATCGCTCCCTCCTTCGTCGCCCTCTTCTGTTTTCGGTCGTGCTAAAATGAGCGTGTGTGGACCGGCCAGTAAGACACCGGTGTCCCCGTCCTCCTCCATAATGTCTCCTCCACCGTCCACGTCCACTCCTCCACCCAAAGTCCACCGAGCTCGCAAAACCATGAACAGACCCCCCATCTCACAG gtgcgCTCTGTCCAGGCTACTGTAACTCCAGAGAAACCAAAAACAAGTAGCACATCAGATGATACAG CATTAAAGAAGCAGAAGTTGGACACCGAGTCCACTGTAACCCCTGAAGAAAAGTCTGACAAACCCTCAGAACAAACAGCAGAG aCACCAGTGACTGAATCACCTTCGCCTGGGGTAAAGAAGGTGGAGCCTGTTGCCCCGGAGCCCAAAGAGGTGAGCTGTGGTTGGCTGGAGGATCTGGATGATGATGCAGACGAGGAAGATTTTCACCTTCTGTACAACAGTTACGCAGGAGACGACGTCATCTACTCTGACAGCaag TCTGAAGATGGGATGGTTGAGGGAGAGGACGTGCGAATGGAGGATGAGGTGGAGAGAACATCTGATCAT GGGTCTTCGTCTGATCAGCAAAGAGGAgggataaaaaagaaaggagagtaCGAATCACCTTGGAAACAGCAAAGAAAGGACAGGAAAAGAGGCCCATTGCCAgctgcagagacagacagag cccCTTCAGTAAGAGGCTCCACTGAGTACACTGAGGTTCCTCTGGGCTCTCTGGACCTCTCCGCTGCAGACAGCCTCACTCTGTCTCCTCACACAG ATGATAGAGAGATGGAGCGGATGGAGGAGTTGCCCTTGTGTAGCTGTAGAATGGAGGCTCCACGTGTGCACAAACCTGCAGCTAACATGCAGCCAACCTGCATGGCAATCGAAAGCATCAAtggacag CTTGTGGGCTGTACCAACTCTGTGGTAAAGGGGGAGACCATGCGTCCGTCCAGCCGTGTGTCTCTCATGGTGCTGTGTGAGACTCATCGCTCTCATATGGTGAAACATCACTGCTGCCCGGGCTGTGGATACTTCTGCCTCTCT GGAACCTTCCTGGAGTGTTATCCGGATGTCCGCATTGCTCATCGTTTCCACCGCggctgtgtgtctgtcctgGGTGGTGGGCGGAGCCGGGGCAACACGGGGGTGGTTGGCCTCCTTTTCTGCCCCCACTGTGGTGAAGATGCATCTGAGGCACAGGAGGTCACCATACCCCCATCATCGTCATCTGGGGCAGCCGTCGTCATGGCTTCTGCCTCCTCTACCACTCCGCTTATCCCTTCTTCACTGGCAGCAACAAACACGGTGCTTAGCAATGAGAGGAGGGCCGGTGAACCAATCAG TGCAAGGATGCATTGGCGTGGTGAGTTCAGGAAAGCAGTGGGGTCTCAGTGTGTATCTCCCAACGCTGCCATCGCCTCAGGAGTGGGCGCAATCGAGGATGTCGTTGCCCTTGGCGATGGTGGTGTGGACAGTGTCGGCCCCTCCCTTGTCCTTCCGAATGGAAATCCAGTGTGTCCTGGTGCACTTCCTTCTGGAGACAGCAGGGCGGCACTGCAGAGAGCCATTCTCAATCAGGAGACTGAGAG GAAGAAGAAGTTGAGGTTCCACCCACGTCAGCTCTATCCAGCCGCCAAACAAGCTGAAGTCCAGAGGGTTCTGCTCATGCTCA TGGAGGGTATAGACCCGACGTATCAGTCAGACTCTCAGAATCGTCGCACTGCTCTTCATGCTGCTGCACAGCGAGGCTTGTTAGATATCTGTTACCTGCTCATACAG GCAGGCGCTAAAATGGACACAGAGGATAAGGGTCAGAGGACCCCGCTGCTGGAGGCCATCATTAACAATCAGGTGGAGGTGACGAGGTATCTGATACAGAGTGGAGCGTGTGTTTACCATgtt gagGAGGACGGTTCCACAGGTCTTCATCATGCTGCTAAACTGGGGAACCTGGAGATCATCACCCTGCTGCTGAACACCGGGCAGGTGGACATTAACGCTCAG gacAGTGGTGGTTGGACTCCTATAATCTGGGCTgctgaacataaacacactgatgTGATCAGAGCGCTGCTGAATCGGGGAGCTGACGTCACACTGAAGGACAAG gagatgaatgtgtgtgtgcactgggCATCGTTTGCTGGCAGTGCTGAGATTGCTGAACTCATCCTGAATGCTGGCTGTCCTCTGAGCTCCGTCAACCTGCACGGGGATACGCCACTGCACATCGCTGCCCGCGAGGGACACATCCACTGCGTCAC tctgttcctgtccagAGGGGCAGATATAGATGTTGTGAATAAAGAAGGAGACACGCCCCTCTCCTTGGCACGACCCGATACTGCGGCATGGGTGGCACTCCAGATCAACAGGAAGTTGAGGAGAGGAATAGCCAATCGGATTGTACGGACAGAAAGGATCATCTGCAG TGACGTGGCACAGGGTTATGAGAACGTCCCGATCCCATGTGTTAATGGTGTGGATGATGATGACTGTCCATCTGACTACAAATACATCTCAGAGAACTGTGAGACCTCCGCTATGAACATCGACCGCAACATCACACATCTGcag cactgtAACTGTACTGATGACTGCTCCTCCAGTAACTGCCTGTGTGGACAACTCAGCATCCGCTGCTGGTATAACAAG GATCAGCGTCTGCTGCAGGAGTTTAATAAGATCGAGCCTCCTCTGATCTTTGAGTGTAACCTCGCCTGCTCCTGTCACAAGACCTGCAAGAACAGAGTGGTACAGGccggaatcaa ggtacGTTTACAGCTGTACCGCACTGAGAAGATGGGGTGGGGAGTCAGAGCTCTTCAGGACATTCCTCAGGGAAGCTTCATCTGCGA gtatgttgGGGAACTGATCTCGGATGCAGAAGCAGATGTGAGGGAAGATGATTCATATCTGTTTGATCTAGACAATAAG gacGGAGAGGTATACTGCATTGATGCACGTTACTATGGTAACATTAGTCGTTTCATTAACCACCTGTGTGATCCAAACATTATCCCGGTGCGAGTGTTCATGCTGCATCAGGACCTGCGCTTCCCCCGGATAGCATTCTTCAGCTCCAGAGATATTCTCACAGGCCAGGAGCTTGG gtttgATTACGGAGACCGTTTTTGGGACATTAAGAGTAAGTACTTCACATGTCAGTGTGGCTCAGAGAAGTGTAAACACTCGGCAGAGGCCATCGCTCTGGAGCACAGCAGGCAGGTGCGTTTGGACTCCTTCCCAGAACCAGCCACCGAACCCGTGTTCACCGCTCCAGGAAACTCCTAA
- the ehmt2 gene encoding histone-lysine N-methyltransferase EHMT2 isoform X2, producing MSAEGRRMEQDPSVCSPAHCDPVGHAAKSLPPSSPSSVFGRAKMSVCGPASKTPVSPSSSIMSPPPSTSTPPPKVHRARKTMNRPPISQVRSVQATVTPEKPKTSSTSDDTALKKQKLDTESTVTPEEKSDKPSEQTAETPVTESPSPGVKKVEPVAPEPKEVSCGWLEDLDDDADEEDFHLLYNSYAGDDVIYSDSKSEDGMVEGEDVRMEDEVERTSDHGSSSDQQRGGIKKKGEYESPWKQQRKDRKRGPLPAAETDRAPSVRGSTEYTEVPLGSLDLSAADSLTLSPHTDDREMERMEELPLCSCRMEAPRVHKPAANMQPTCMAIESINGQLVGCTNSVVKGETMRPSSRVSLMVLCETHRSHMVKHHCCPGCGYFCLSGTFLECYPDVRIAHRFHRGCVSVLGGGRSRGNTGVVGLLFCPHCGEDASEAQEVTIPPSSSSGAAVVMASASSTTPLIPSSLAATNTVLSNERRAGEPISARMHWRGEFRKAVGSQCVSPNAAIASGVGAIEDVVALGDGGVDSVGPSLVLPNGNPVCPGALPSGDSRAALQRAILNQETERKKKLRFHPRQLYPAAKQAEVQRVLLMLMEGIDPTYQSDSQNRRTALHAAAQRGLLDICYLLIQAGAKMDTEDKGQRTPLLEAIINNQVEVTRYLIQSGACVYHVEEDGSTGLHHAAKLGNLEIITLLLNTGQVDINAQDSGGWTPIIWAAEHKHTDVIRALLNRGADVTLKDKEMNVCVHWASFAGSAEIAELILNAGCPLSSVNLHGDTPLHIAAREGHIHCVTLFLSRGADIDVVNKEGDTPLSLARPDTAAWVALQINRKLRRGIANRIVRTERIICSDVAQGYENVPIPCVNGVDDDDCPSDYKYISENCETSAMNIDRNITHLQHCNCTDDCSSSNCLCGQLSIRCWYNKDQRLLQEFNKIEPPLIFECNLACSCHKTCKNRVVQAGIKVRLQLYRTEKMGWGVRALQDIPQGSFICEYVGELISDAEADVREDDSYLFDLDNKDGEVYCIDARYYGNISRFINHLCDPNIIPVRVFMLHQDLRFPRIAFFSSRDILTGQELGFDYGDRFWDIKSKYFTCQCGSEKCKHSAEAIALEHSRQVRLDSFPEPATEPVFTAPGNS from the exons ATGTCCGCGGAGGGAAGAAGGATGGAACAG GATCCATCTGTTTGTAGCCCAGCGCACTGCGACCCCGTGG GTCATGCAGCCAAATCGCTCCCTCCTTCGTCGCCCTCTTCTGTTTTCGGTCGTGCTAAAATGAGCGTGTGTGGACCGGCCAGTAAGACACCGGTGTCCCCGTCCTCCTCCATAATGTCTCCTCCACCGTCCACGTCCACTCCTCCACCCAAAGTCCACCGAGCTCGCAAAACCATGAACAGACCCCCCATCTCACAG gtgcgCTCTGTCCAGGCTACTGTAACTCCAGAGAAACCAAAAACAAGTAGCACATCAGATGATACAG CATTAAAGAAGCAGAAGTTGGACACCGAGTCCACTGTAACCCCTGAAGAAAAGTCTGACAAACCCTCAGAACAAACAGCAGAG aCACCAGTGACTGAATCACCTTCGCCTGGGGTAAAGAAGGTGGAGCCTGTTGCCCCGGAGCCCAAAGAGGTGAGCTGTGGTTGGCTGGAGGATCTGGATGATGATGCAGACGAGGAAGATTTTCACCTTCTGTACAACAGTTACGCAGGAGACGACGTCATCTACTCTGACAGCaag TCTGAAGATGGGATGGTTGAGGGAGAGGACGTGCGAATGGAGGATGAGGTGGAGAGAACATCTGATCAT GGGTCTTCGTCTGATCAGCAAAGAGGAgggataaaaaagaaaggagagtaCGAATCACCTTGGAAACAGCAAAGAAAGGACAGGAAAAGAGGCCCATTGCCAgctgcagagacagacagag cccCTTCAGTAAGAGGCTCCACTGAGTACACTGAGGTTCCTCTGGGCTCTCTGGACCTCTCCGCTGCAGACAGCCTCACTCTGTCTCCTCACACAG ATGATAGAGAGATGGAGCGGATGGAGGAGTTGCCCTTGTGTAGCTGTAGAATGGAGGCTCCACGTGTGCACAAACCTGCAGCTAACATGCAGCCAACCTGCATGGCAATCGAAAGCATCAAtggacag CTTGTGGGCTGTACCAACTCTGTGGTAAAGGGGGAGACCATGCGTCCGTCCAGCCGTGTGTCTCTCATGGTGCTGTGTGAGACTCATCGCTCTCATATGGTGAAACATCACTGCTGCCCGGGCTGTGGATACTTCTGCCTCTCT GGAACCTTCCTGGAGTGTTATCCGGATGTCCGCATTGCTCATCGTTTCCACCGCggctgtgtgtctgtcctgGGTGGTGGGCGGAGCCGGGGCAACACGGGGGTGGTTGGCCTCCTTTTCTGCCCCCACTGTGGTGAAGATGCATCTGAGGCACAGGAGGTCACCATACCCCCATCATCGTCATCTGGGGCAGCCGTCGTCATGGCTTCTGCCTCCTCTACCACTCCGCTTATCCCTTCTTCACTGGCAGCAACAAACACGGTGCTTAGCAATGAGAGGAGGGCCGGTGAACCAATCAG TGCAAGGATGCATTGGCGTGGTGAGTTCAGGAAAGCAGTGGGGTCTCAGTGTGTATCTCCCAACGCTGCCATCGCCTCAGGAGTGGGCGCAATCGAGGATGTCGTTGCCCTTGGCGATGGTGGTGTGGACAGTGTCGGCCCCTCCCTTGTCCTTCCGAATGGAAATCCAGTGTGTCCTGGTGCACTTCCTTCTGGAGACAGCAGGGCGGCACTGCAGAGAGCCATTCTCAATCAGGAGACTGAGAG GAAGAAGAAGTTGAGGTTCCACCCACGTCAGCTCTATCCAGCCGCCAAACAAGCTGAAGTCCAGAGGGTTCTGCTCATGCTCA TGGAGGGTATAGACCCGACGTATCAGTCAGACTCTCAGAATCGTCGCACTGCTCTTCATGCTGCTGCACAGCGAGGCTTGTTAGATATCTGTTACCTGCTCATACAG GCAGGCGCTAAAATGGACACAGAGGATAAGGGTCAGAGGACCCCGCTGCTGGAGGCCATCATTAACAATCAGGTGGAGGTGACGAGGTATCTGATACAGAGTGGAGCGTGTGTTTACCATgtt gagGAGGACGGTTCCACAGGTCTTCATCATGCTGCTAAACTGGGGAACCTGGAGATCATCACCCTGCTGCTGAACACCGGGCAGGTGGACATTAACGCTCAG gacAGTGGTGGTTGGACTCCTATAATCTGGGCTgctgaacataaacacactgatgTGATCAGAGCGCTGCTGAATCGGGGAGCTGACGTCACACTGAAGGACAAG gagatgaatgtgtgtgtgcactgggCATCGTTTGCTGGCAGTGCTGAGATTGCTGAACTCATCCTGAATGCTGGCTGTCCTCTGAGCTCCGTCAACCTGCACGGGGATACGCCACTGCACATCGCTGCCCGCGAGGGACACATCCACTGCGTCAC tctgttcctgtccagAGGGGCAGATATAGATGTTGTGAATAAAGAAGGAGACACGCCCCTCTCCTTGGCACGACCCGATACTGCGGCATGGGTGGCACTCCAGATCAACAGGAAGTTGAGGAGAGGAATAGCCAATCGGATTGTACGGACAGAAAGGATCATCTGCAG TGACGTGGCACAGGGTTATGAGAACGTCCCGATCCCATGTGTTAATGGTGTGGATGATGATGACTGTCCATCTGACTACAAATACATCTCAGAGAACTGTGAGACCTCCGCTATGAACATCGACCGCAACATCACACATCTGcag cactgtAACTGTACTGATGACTGCTCCTCCAGTAACTGCCTGTGTGGACAACTCAGCATCCGCTGCTGGTATAACAAG GATCAGCGTCTGCTGCAGGAGTTTAATAAGATCGAGCCTCCTCTGATCTTTGAGTGTAACCTCGCCTGCTCCTGTCACAAGACCTGCAAGAACAGAGTGGTACAGGccggaatcaa ggtacGTTTACAGCTGTACCGCACTGAGAAGATGGGGTGGGGAGTCAGAGCTCTTCAGGACATTCCTCAGGGAAGCTTCATCTGCGA gtatgttgGGGAACTGATCTCGGATGCAGAAGCAGATGTGAGGGAAGATGATTCATATCTGTTTGATCTAGACAATAAG gacGGAGAGGTATACTGCATTGATGCACGTTACTATGGTAACATTAGTCGTTTCATTAACCACCTGTGTGATCCAAACATTATCCCGGTGCGAGTGTTCATGCTGCATCAGGACCTGCGCTTCCCCCGGATAGCATTCTTCAGCTCCAGAGATATTCTCACAGGCCAGGAGCTTGG gtttgATTACGGAGACCGTTTTTGGGACATTAAGAGTAAGTACTTCACATGTCAGTGTGGCTCAGAGAAGTGTAAACACTCGGCAGAGGCCATCGCTCTGGAGCACAGCAGGCAGGTGCGTTTGGACTCCTTCCCAGAACCAGCCACCGAACCCGTGTTCACCGCTCCAGGAAACTCCTAA